A single region of the Desulfovibrionales bacterium genome encodes:
- a CDS encoding divergent polysaccharide deacetylase family protein, translating into MASRSGNRRKRPSGKARKERALSGGLFRLLGILFILAVAAGIVYLIKTEAPEQSPDRKDIGKPGIIFEEPAPPEKIKVAGRARPLSTPALPQVAIVIDDLGYNPRIDAAFIKLNAPISFSFLPFGPHTKETATLAHNCGKDVLLHLPMEAASSPESKIGPGALFLNMDGGAIAAQIQADMEVVPYVKGINNHMGSRFTADAGKMEIVLREIQKKGLFYLDSRTTPLTKGLSVARSMGVRSAERDVFLDNEQEPNAVRAQIARLISEARTHGSAIGIGHPHPVTYQVLKEDLTALKKQVEIVPVSELAE; encoded by the coding sequence TTGGCTTCACGTTCCGGTAACAGAAGAAAACGGCCTTCGGGTAAGGCCCGGAAAGAACGGGCTTTGTCCGGGGGCCTTTTCCGTTTACTGGGCATCCTCTTCATCCTGGCGGTCGCAGCGGGAATTGTATATTTAATTAAGACTGAAGCGCCTGAACAGTCTCCTGATAGAAAAGACATAGGAAAGCCGGGTATCATTTTTGAAGAGCCTGCCCCGCCGGAAAAAATCAAAGTAGCAGGCCGTGCCAGGCCGCTTTCCACGCCCGCGCTTCCACAGGTGGCCATCGTCATAGACGACCTGGGATATAATCCCCGTATAGACGCTGCTTTTATAAAACTGAATGCGCCTATTTCCTTTTCATTTTTGCCCTTCGGCCCGCACACCAAAGAGACAGCTACGCTTGCCCATAACTGCGGAAAGGACGTCCTGCTCCACCTCCCTATGGAGGCCGCTTCGTCTCCGGAATCCAAGATCGGCCCGGGGGCGCTTTTTTTGAACATGGATGGCGGCGCCATAGCTGCGCAGATACAGGCTGATATGGAGGTCGTTCCTTATGTAAAGGGAATCAACAACCACATGGGTTCAAGGTTTACAGCAGATGCAGGCAAAATGGAGATTGTCCTTAGAGAAATACAGAAAAAGGGCCTGTTTTATCTGGACAGCCGGACCACGCCACTCACCAAAGGCCTGTCCGTGGCCCGGTCAATGGGCGTCAGGAGTGCGGAACGGGATGTATTTCTGGATAACGAGCAGGAGCCGAATGCTGTGCGTGCACAGATCGCCCGCCTCATCTCTGAGGCCCGCACGCATGGATCAGCCATCGGCATCGGGCATCCGCATCCGGTGACCTATCAGGTCTTAAAAGAGGATCTGACGGCCTTAAAAAAACAGGTGGAAATTGTCCCGGTCTCCGAGCTGGCAGAATAG
- a CDS encoding S41 family peptidase, protein MSIKLSRKKIWLGVSFVLIVALFTCLYNGLMASAATREAYEKLKLFSDVLDIVEKNYVEEVKTEDLIYGSIKGMLETLDPHSSFMTPDDFKELQVETKGVFSGIGIEITLKDGVLTVVSPIEGTPAYKAGLKAGDRILKIDGKTTKNMSLTEAVKKLRGPRGTKVTISILREGWAEVKDFALVRDVIPIHSVKHKTMEEGYGYVRIINFQDKTSQDLKSALDDLEQQNKPLKGLILDLRNNPGGLLDQAVKVADEFIEEGIVVYTDGRIKSQNVRFTAHEGEKPHPYPIIVLVNEGSASASEIVAGALQDHKKAIILGAQTFGKGSVQTVIPLDDGSGLRLTTARYYTPGGRSIQAKGITPDIIVASQFNLHGEEMKKIKILREKDLEHHIKNDREEAGPETQPDIGEEVEKPDTDKDKKDDKAAGATLEEDIQLNRALQILKSWEIFSKVKVN, encoded by the coding sequence ATGTCAATCAAGCTATCGCGAAAAAAAATCTGGCTGGGGGTAAGCTTCGTCCTTATTGTTGCGCTTTTTACCTGTTTATACAATGGGTTAATGGCCTCAGCCGCTACCAGGGAAGCCTACGAAAAGCTTAAATTGTTTTCCGATGTACTGGATATCGTCGAAAAAAATTATGTAGAAGAGGTCAAGACAGAAGACCTGATCTATGGATCCATCAAAGGCATGCTGGAAACCCTCGATCCCCACTCCTCCTTCATGACCCCCGATGACTTTAAGGAATTGCAGGTAGAAACCAAAGGGGTTTTTAGTGGAATTGGGATCGAGATAACATTAAAAGATGGCGTACTGACTGTTGTATCCCCTATTGAAGGGACGCCTGCATACAAGGCAGGGTTAAAGGCCGGGGATCGCATCCTGAAAATCGATGGGAAAACGACTAAAAATATGTCTTTGACAGAGGCGGTTAAAAAACTGCGCGGACCCAGGGGGACAAAAGTAACCATATCTATTCTCAGGGAAGGATGGGCAGAGGTTAAAGATTTTGCGCTTGTTCGTGACGTAATACCCATCCACAGCGTCAAGCATAAGACCATGGAAGAAGGTTACGGTTACGTGCGAATTATTAATTTCCAGGACAAAACCAGCCAGGACCTGAAGTCCGCCCTGGACGACCTTGAGCAACAAAATAAGCCTCTTAAGGGATTGATCCTGGACTTAAGAAACAATCCGGGCGGGCTCCTTGATCAGGCGGTAAAGGTGGCCGATGAATTTATAGAGGAAGGGATTGTTGTCTATACCGACGGCCGGATCAAAAGTCAAAATGTACGGTTTACCGCCCATGAAGGAGAAAAACCCCATCCTTATCCTATAATCGTTCTCGTCAATGAAGGCAGCGCCAGCGCCTCGGAAATTGTAGCCGGAGCGCTTCAAGATCATAAAAAAGCTATTATATTAGGGGCACAGACCTTTGGCAAGGGCTCAGTCCAGACCGTTATCCCGTTGGATGACGGCTCCGGCCTCCGCCTGACCACAGCCCGCTATTACACCCCAGGCGGCCGCTCCATTCAGGCCAAGGGCATTACCCCGGATATAATAGTGGCCAGCCAATTTAATCTACACGGCGAGGAAATGAAAAAAATAAAAATACTGCGTGAGAAGGACTTAGAGCACCATATAAAGAATGACCGGGAAGAGGCAGGGCCTGAAACACAGCCGGATATCGGGGAAGAGGTAGAAAAGCCGGATACGGATAAGGACAAAAAAGATGACAAAGCTGCCGGGGCAACTTTAGAAGAAGATATACAGCTCAACCGGGCATTACAAATCCTCAAGAGCTGGGAGATATTCTCTAAGGTAAAAGTGAATTAA
- a CDS encoding peptidoglycan DD-metalloendopeptidase family protein encodes MKAITFITIPLFVFCALTPALAGDNLKTKYEQERRNVDNIHTQIQERKKEASRLTEKEQEILSALGRLEDSIDRQNARMEDLTWKLNQKRGYLAQAEQRLKETEEEARHLKEQARHRVVSYYKFGPVGLMNMVFSSHSFPDLLARQEALRFMLRKDGEAIFTYQASLNELSQIRQEILTSNQALQQMKEKVQNEALHLEKLRQERADLLAAVCRKKKACLQDIRELQESAERLNATIRALQRKMEEGVRQKPDTQLRRGFAAQKGKLDPPVKGKVIGLFGRVRRSKSGATIVRNGIDIQAPAGTEIHSIYTGRVIYVGNLRGYGNITILDHGDKYYSLYAHASEFFKEVGGLVKKGETIGLVGAVGYLLGECLYFEIRNGGKPENPLSWIDARRLTFD; translated from the coding sequence ATGAAAGCGATAACCTTTATAACCATACCTCTCTTTGTTTTCTGTGCGCTAACTCCAGCCTTAGCCGGGGATAACCTGAAAACTAAATATGAACAGGAACGCCGGAACGTCGATAATATCCATACACAGATACAGGAGAGAAAAAAGGAGGCCTCCCGTCTTACAGAAAAGGAACAGGAGATTCTGTCTGCTCTGGGAAGACTTGAAGACTCTATAGACCGTCAAAATGCCCGCATGGAAGATTTGACCTGGAAGCTTAACCAGAAAAGGGGATATCTCGCGCAGGCGGAACAGCGCCTTAAGGAAACTGAAGAGGAGGCCCGCCATCTCAAAGAACAGGCCAGACACAGGGTAGTTTCTTATTATAAATTCGGCCCGGTAGGCCTTATGAATATGGTGTTTAGTTCACACTCCTTCCCGGATCTCCTGGCCCGTCAGGAAGCCCTCAGGTTTATGTTACGCAAAGATGGAGAGGCCATCTTCACATATCAGGCAAGTCTTAATGAGCTGTCTCAGATAAGGCAAGAAATACTGACTTCTAACCAGGCCTTACAACAAATGAAAGAAAAAGTACAAAATGAAGCCCTCCATCTTGAAAAATTGCGTCAGGAAAGGGCTGATCTATTGGCCGCGGTCTGCCGGAAGAAAAAAGCGTGTCTCCAGGATATCAGAGAGTTGCAAGAATCCGCAGAAAGACTCAATGCCACTATCCGGGCGCTACAGCGTAAAATGGAAGAAGGGGTCCGGCAAAAACCTGATACACAACTACGGCGGGGCTTTGCTGCCCAAAAGGGCAAGCTTGACCCGCCGGTAAAGGGCAAGGTAATCGGATTATTCGGCCGGGTAAGACGCAGCAAGTCCGGGGCTACTATCGTCCGCAATGGAATCGATATCCAGGCCCCTGCCGGCACGGAAATACATTCCATTTACACCGGACGGGTCATTTATGTTGGCAACTTAAGAGGATATGGTAATATAACAATCTTAGATCATGGGGACAAATACTACAGCCTTTATGCGCATGCCTCTGAATTCTTTAAGGAGGTCGGGGGCCTGGTGAAAAAAGGCGAAACCATCGGGTTGGTTGGCGCTGTAGGATATTTACTTGGAGAATGCTTATATTTCGAGATAAGAAACGGTGGAAAACCGGAAAATCCATTGTCGTGGATAGATGCAAGAAGGCTTACTTTTGACTAG
- a CDS encoding permease-like cell division protein FtsX: protein MSIIPYIIPRTFSNMRGNWLSHLMTALTIAFVVLIFGLSTLIYFNLHRLAENYSREIRIVTYIDPALPPEDIENLKAKVLKLRGVAKIRYITSQEGYQRLVQQFQDEKDILAGLGEDFLPPTLEIEVTGTMHNLERIRPLVSELTSLPGITDVYYGKEWVERLRQAADFTRLTTLAIGGLLLLTTIFVVSNTIKLTIYLRRNELETMRLVGATNFFIRGPFVLEGMLQGLVGSGLAMLALFALFEFLKTQVNFPGFIRFFSPIFLPIPVVTGIIAGSIILCATVSAFSLRQFLRV from the coding sequence TTGAGCATCATTCCGTATATAATCCCCAGAACCTTCTCCAACATGCGGGGTAACTGGTTATCCCACTTAATGACCGCCCTGACTATAGCCTTTGTCGTCCTCATCTTCGGACTGTCAACCCTGATTTACTTCAACCTCCACCGCCTGGCGGAAAACTACAGCCGCGAGATACGCATCGTGACCTATATCGATCCGGCTCTCCCTCCTGAGGACATCGAAAATCTCAAGGCGAAAGTCCTTAAACTGCGTGGCGTGGCCAAGATACGATACATTACCAGTCAGGAAGGGTACCAAAGGCTTGTTCAACAATTTCAAGATGAGAAAGATATCCTGGCCGGCCTGGGCGAAGATTTTCTCCCCCCCACCCTGGAAATTGAGGTGACGGGGACCATGCATAATCTGGAACGCATCCGTCCGCTAGTTTCTGAGTTAACCTCCCTGCCCGGAATAACAGATGTATATTACGGGAAGGAATGGGTGGAAAGATTGCGTCAGGCAGCAGATTTTACCCGGCTTACAACCCTTGCTATCGGGGGCTTATTACTCCTCACCACCATATTTGTCGTCTCTAACACCATCAAGCTGACCATCTATCTGCGGCGTAATGAACTGGAAACCATGCGACTGGTCGGCGCTACCAACTTCTTCATCCGGGGGCCCTTTGTCCTGGAAGGTATGCTGCAGGGACTGGTGGGATCAGGGCTGGCTATGCTGGCTTTATTCGCACTCTTCGAGTTTTTAAAGACACAGGTCAACTTCCCCGGTTTTATACGATTCTTTAGCCCGATATTTTTACCTATACCCGTTGTAACCGGTATCATAGCGGGCAGTATAATTCTCTGCGCAACGGTGAGCGCATTTTCCCTGCGTCAGTTCTTACGGGTATGA